The Streptomyces sp. Je 1-332 genome has a window encoding:
- a CDS encoding MFS transporter — protein MRPSTPGRAWLLRLVIAFSFAQGAVSMARPAVSYRALSLGADERAIGVIAGVYALLPLFAAVPLGRRTDHGRCAPLLPIGVVLIAGGCALSGTAGSLGALAAWSGLMGLGHLCFVIGAQSIVARQSAPDEQDRNFGHFTIGASLGQLVGPIAAGSLIGGDMGRTSALALLVSAGVAAVSFTSLWRIEHARSAAPRAGAVASEKVPVLGILRTRGVPAGIFISLAVLSATDILTAYLPVVGEHRGIAPATVGVLLSLRAAATIACRLVMTPLINLLGRTALIVVTCLLAALLCAGVALPVPVWGLAVMLGLLGFCLGVGQPLSMTTVVRAAPEGARSTALALRLTGNRLGQVAAPAGAGLIAGVAGVAAPFVMLGGLLLVAAGLGLRREPTRPSPDPPVPTPLVPKNYQR, from the coding sequence GTGAGGCCGTCGACACCGGGCCGCGCCTGGTTGCTGCGCCTCGTCATCGCCTTCAGCTTCGCGCAGGGGGCGGTGTCGATGGCGCGTCCCGCCGTCTCCTACCGGGCGCTCTCGCTGGGCGCCGACGAGCGGGCGATCGGCGTCATCGCGGGCGTGTACGCACTGCTCCCGCTCTTCGCCGCCGTGCCGCTCGGGCGCAGGACGGACCACGGGCGGTGCGCGCCGCTCCTTCCGATCGGCGTCGTCCTGATCGCCGGCGGGTGTGCGCTCAGCGGCACCGCCGGGTCCCTCGGCGCGCTCGCCGCCTGGAGCGGTCTGATGGGCCTCGGCCACCTCTGCTTCGTGATCGGCGCCCAGTCGATCGTCGCCCGGCAGTCCGCACCCGACGAACAGGACCGCAACTTCGGGCACTTCACGATCGGGGCCTCACTCGGGCAGCTGGTCGGGCCGATCGCCGCGGGCTCCCTCATCGGCGGGGACATGGGCCGTACGAGCGCGCTCGCCCTGCTCGTATCGGCGGGGGTGGCTGCGGTGTCCTTCACCTCGCTGTGGCGCATCGAGCATGCGCGGTCGGCGGCGCCACGGGCCGGGGCCGTAGCTTCGGAGAAGGTCCCGGTGCTCGGCATCCTGCGCACCCGCGGTGTGCCCGCGGGGATCTTCATCAGCCTCGCGGTGCTCTCCGCCACGGACATCCTCACGGCCTATCTGCCGGTGGTGGGCGAGCACCGGGGCATCGCGCCCGCGACGGTCGGCGTGCTCCTCTCGCTGCGGGCCGCCGCGACGATCGCCTGCCGGCTCGTGATGACGCCGCTGATCAACCTGCTCGGCCGTACGGCGCTGATCGTGGTCACGTGTCTGCTGGCCGCCTTGTTGTGCGCGGGAGTCGCGCTGCCGGTGCCGGTGTGGGGGCTCGCGGTGATGCTGGGGCTGCTCGGCTTCTGTCTGGGGGTAGGGCAGCCGCTGTCGATGACGACGGTCGTCCGGGCGGCCCCGGAGGGGGCTCGCTCCACCGCGCTCGCGCTGCGGCTCACCGGCAACCGGCTCGGGCAGGTCGCCGCGCCGGCCGGGGCCGGGCTGATCGCCGGGGTCGCGGGCGTGGCGGCGCCGTTCGTGATGCTGGGCGGGCTGTTGCTGGTGGCGGCCGGGCTGGGGCTGCGGCGTGAGCCGACGAGACCTTCCCCGGACCCGCCCGTCCCGACCCCCCTGGTGCCAAAAAACTATCAGCGCTAG
- a CDS encoding citrate:proton symporter, with translation MLTILGFVMIATFLVLIMMKKMSPIAALVLIPALFCVFVGKGAHLGDYVLEGVGNLAPTAAMLMFAIVYFGVMIDVGLFDPIVRGILRFCKADPVRIVVGTALLAAIVSLDGDGSTTFMITVSAMYPLYKRLKMSLVVMTGVAATANGVMNTLPWGGPTARAATALKVDAADIFVPMIPALAMGLVCVFLLSYALGLRERKRLGMLSLDEVLEKETAHETVLVGAGGGTGNGGRMSLTKKTAGGAGSGADADASGEADEEDDGFQGLDPNRSTLRPKLYWFNAGLTVVLLTAMIMEWLPIPVLFLLGAALALTVNFPHMPDQKARIGAHAENVLNVTGMVFAAAVFTGVLQGTGMVDSMATWLVDAIPEGMGPQMGLVTGLLSLPLTYFMSNDGFYFGVLPVLAEAGQAHGVSTLEIARASIAGQALHMSSPLVPAVYVLVGMAKVEFGDHTKFTVKWAVLTSLVVLASGILFGII, from the coding sequence ATGCTGACAATCCTCGGATTCGTCATGATCGCCACCTTCCTGGTGCTGATCATGATGAAGAAGATGTCGCCGATCGCGGCACTGGTGCTGATCCCCGCGCTCTTCTGCGTGTTCGTAGGAAAGGGAGCCCATCTCGGGGACTACGTCCTCGAAGGCGTCGGGAATCTGGCGCCCACGGCGGCCATGCTCATGTTCGCCATCGTGTACTTCGGCGTCATGATCGACGTCGGCCTCTTCGACCCGATCGTCCGGGGCATCCTGCGCTTCTGCAAGGCGGACCCGGTGCGCATAGTCGTCGGCACCGCGCTGCTCGCCGCGATCGTCTCGCTGGACGGCGACGGCTCGACGACCTTCATGATCACGGTCTCGGCGATGTATCCGCTCTACAAACGCCTCAAGATGAGCCTCGTCGTCATGACGGGCGTCGCGGCCACCGCCAACGGCGTCATGAACACCCTGCCCTGGGGCGGCCCCACGGCCCGCGCCGCGACCGCCCTCAAGGTCGACGCGGCCGACATCTTCGTGCCGATGATCCCGGCGCTCGCCATGGGCCTCGTGTGCGTCTTCCTGCTCTCCTACGCACTCGGGCTCAGGGAGCGCAAGCGGCTCGGCATGCTCTCCCTGGACGAGGTCCTGGAGAAGGAGACGGCGCACGAGACGGTCCTGGTGGGCGCGGGTGGCGGCACCGGGAACGGCGGGCGTATGTCGCTCACCAAGAAGACCGCCGGGGGAGCGGGCTCCGGTGCGGACGCGGACGCTTCCGGTGAGGCCGACGAGGAGGACGACGGCTTCCAGGGGCTCGATCCGAACCGCTCCACCCTGCGCCCCAAGCTCTACTGGTTCAACGCCGGCCTCACCGTGGTCCTGCTCACCGCCATGATCATGGAGTGGCTGCCGATCCCGGTCCTCTTCCTGCTCGGCGCCGCGCTCGCCCTGACGGTCAACTTCCCGCACATGCCCGACCAGAAGGCCCGTATCGGCGCCCACGCCGAGAACGTCCTCAACGTCACCGGCATGGTCTTCGCGGCCGCCGTCTTCACCGGCGTCCTCCAGGGCACCGGCATGGTCGACAGCATGGCCACGTGGCTCGTCGACGCGATCCCGGAGGGCATGGGCCCGCAGATGGGCCTGGTCACCGGCCTCCTGTCCCTGCCGCTCACCTACTTCATGTCGAACGACGGCTTCTACTTCGGCGTCCTGCCCGTCCTCGCCGAGGCGGGCCAGGCACACGGCGTCAGCACCCTGGAGATCGCCCGCGCCTCGATCGCGGGCCAGGCCCTGCACATGTCGAGCCCGCTGGTGCCGGCCGTGTACGTCCTCGTCGGCATGGCGAAGGTCGAGTTCGGCGACCACACCAAGTTCACCGTCAAATGGGCCGTGCTCACCTCGCTCGTGGTGCTCGCCTCCGGAATCCTCTTCGGCATCATCTGA
- a CDS encoding molybdopterin-dependent oxidoreductase, which yields MPSTALRICPLCEATCGLTLTIEGPPDGTDAARVTGARGDRDDVFSRGFICPKGASFGEADSDPDRLKHPLVRKDGVLQEASWDEAFDAVAAGLRPLIERHGPQAVGVVLGNPNVHTMAGGLYPPVLLSSLGTRNIFTASTVDQMPKHVSSGLLFGDAFAIPVPDLDRTSHLLLLGANPLESNGSLCTAPDFPGKLKALRARGGTLTVVDPRRTRTAKLADRHLAIRPGTDALLLAAMAHVLFEEKLTDLGVLEDQVEGVEAVREAVRHFTPDAVSAACDVPADTIRVLARELAAAPTAAVYARVGASTVAHGTLTNWLVDVLNVLTGNLDRPGGALFPLSATDRAPRPAGPGKGFALGRWHSRVSRHPEAKGELPIAALAEEIDTPGDEAIRAVVAVAANPVLSAPDGDRLDEALAALDFMVSVDPYLNETSRHAHVVLPPPPPSQSAHFDFAFNGFAVRNQVRHTRAALPLADGRMAETEILARLVLAASGMHGADPAAVDAMVIDKTLGKAVTEPHSAAYGRDPRELAALLTGDNGPERRLDLMLRLGPYGDGFGVRADGLTLERLLAHPHGIDLGPLEPRLPQVLKTRSGRVELLPGPIADDLPRLTEALRAAPDELVLVGRRHLRSNNSWMHNVRTLTGGSNRCTLHVHPEDAARIGVENGGHARVESAGGSLTVPVEVTDAVRPGVVSLPHGWGHDRPGTRLAVAAENPGANVNQLLDGTLIDPLSGTSVLNGFPVSLTPLTPAVTR from the coding sequence ATGCCCAGCACCGCCCTGCGTATCTGTCCCCTCTGCGAAGCCACCTGCGGGCTCACGCTCACCATCGAAGGACCCCCTGACGGCACCGACGCCGCGCGCGTGACCGGTGCGCGCGGTGACCGGGACGACGTCTTCAGCCGCGGCTTCATCTGCCCCAAAGGCGCCTCCTTCGGAGAGGCCGACTCCGACCCCGACCGTCTGAAGCACCCCCTCGTACGCAAGGACGGCGTACTCCAAGAGGCAAGCTGGGACGAGGCGTTCGATGCCGTAGCCGCAGGCCTCCGGCCCCTGATCGAGCGGCATGGGCCGCAGGCGGTCGGCGTGGTGCTCGGCAACCCGAACGTGCACACCATGGCGGGCGGCCTCTACCCGCCCGTGCTGCTGAGTTCGCTCGGCACCCGCAACATCTTCACCGCGAGCACCGTCGACCAGATGCCCAAGCACGTCTCCAGCGGGCTCCTCTTCGGCGACGCCTTCGCCATCCCCGTGCCCGACCTGGACCGCACCAGCCATCTGCTCCTGCTCGGCGCCAACCCCCTGGAGTCCAACGGGAGCCTGTGCACCGCCCCCGACTTCCCGGGCAAGCTGAAGGCGCTGCGCGCCCGCGGCGGCACGCTCACCGTCGTCGACCCGCGCCGCACCCGCACCGCCAAGCTCGCCGACCGGCACCTCGCGATCCGGCCCGGCACGGACGCGCTGCTGCTCGCGGCCATGGCCCACGTCCTCTTCGAGGAGAAGCTCACCGACCTGGGCGTGCTCGAAGACCAGGTCGAGGGCGTCGAGGCCGTGCGCGAGGCCGTACGTCACTTCACCCCCGACGCCGTCTCCGCGGCCTGCGACGTCCCCGCCGACACCATCCGCGTCCTCGCCCGCGAGCTGGCCGCCGCGCCCACCGCCGCCGTCTACGCCCGCGTGGGAGCGAGCACCGTCGCCCACGGCACCCTCACCAACTGGCTCGTCGACGTCCTGAACGTCCTGACCGGCAACCTCGACCGGCCCGGCGGCGCCCTCTTCCCGCTCTCGGCCACCGACCGCGCGCCCCGCCCCGCGGGCCCCGGCAAGGGATTCGCGCTCGGCCGCTGGCACAGCCGCGTCAGCCGGCACCCCGAGGCCAAGGGCGAACTGCCGATCGCCGCGCTCGCCGAGGAGATCGACACCCCCGGCGACGAGGCGATCCGCGCGGTCGTCGCCGTCGCGGCCAACCCCGTCCTCTCCGCGCCGGACGGCGACCGCCTCGACGAGGCCCTGGCCGCACTGGACTTCATGGTCAGCGTCGACCCGTACCTGAACGAGACCTCACGCCACGCCCACGTGGTGCTGCCGCCGCCCCCGCCCTCCCAGAGCGCGCACTTCGACTTCGCCTTCAACGGATTCGCCGTACGCAACCAGGTCCGCCACACCCGCGCCGCACTGCCCCTGGCGGACGGCAGGATGGCGGAGACGGAGATCCTCGCGCGTCTCGTCCTGGCCGCGAGCGGCATGCACGGCGCCGATCCGGCAGCCGTCGACGCCATGGTCATCGACAAAACCCTCGGCAAGGCCGTCACCGAGCCGCACTCCGCCGCGTACGGCCGCGACCCCAGGGAACTGGCCGCTCTCCTCACCGGCGACAACGGCCCCGAGCGGCGGCTCGACCTGATGCTGCGCCTTGGCCCCTACGGCGACGGATTCGGCGTACGCGCGGACGGCCTGACCCTGGAGCGGCTCCTCGCCCACCCGCACGGCATCGACCTCGGGCCGCTCGAACCCCGCCTCCCGCAGGTCCTCAAGACGCGCAGCGGACGGGTGGAACTCCTCCCGGGACCCATCGCGGACGACCTGCCGCGCCTCACCGAGGCGTTGCGAGCCGCCCCGGACGAGCTCGTCCTCGTAGGACGCCGCCATCTGCGCTCCAACAACAGCTGGATGCACAACGTGCGCACCCTCACCGGCGGCTCCAACCGCTGCACCCTGCACGTCCACCCCGAGGACGCGGCCCGCATCGGCGTCGAGAACGGCGGCCACGCGCGCGTGGAGTCCGCCGGCGGCTCGCTCACCGTCCCCGTCGAGGTGACCGACGCCGTGCGCCCCGGAGTGGTCAGCCTGCCGCACGGCTGGGGCCACGACCGCCCCGGCACGCGCCTCGCCGTCGCCGCGGAGAACCCCGGAGCCAATGTGAACCAGCTCCTGGACGGCACGCTCATCGACCCGCTCTCCGGGACGTCCGTACTCAACGGCTTCCCGGTGTCCCTGACGCCCCTGACGCCAGCAGTAACTCGTTGA
- a CDS encoding TetR/AcrR family transcriptional regulator produces the protein MPHRDQKKPPPPPKTLRRVPVQERSAERLTRILDACADLLDEVGYEGLSTRAVATRAGVPIGSVYRFFGNKRAMADALAHRNLDAYGERVAARMAGVERGDWRGAVDAAFDEYLAMKRSVPGFGLVDFGIPSAPEAMPDANSDVAERVAGLLAAHLDRPLDKKLRRTVLVGVEAVDAVLQLAFRAHPSGDPDLIDETRTLLHSYFAGSLD, from the coding sequence ATGCCCCACCGTGATCAGAAGAAGCCGCCGCCGCCCCCGAAAACCCTGCGCCGCGTGCCCGTGCAGGAGCGCAGTGCCGAGCGTCTGACCCGCATCCTCGACGCCTGCGCCGACCTCCTGGACGAGGTCGGGTACGAGGGCCTGAGCACCCGCGCCGTCGCCACCCGCGCGGGCGTCCCGATCGGCTCGGTCTACCGCTTCTTCGGCAACAAGCGGGCCATGGCCGACGCCCTGGCCCACCGCAATCTCGACGCCTACGGGGAGCGCGTGGCGGCCCGTATGGCCGGGGTGGAGCGCGGTGACTGGCGCGGTGCCGTCGACGCGGCCTTCGACGAGTACCTCGCCATGAAACGCAGCGTCCCCGGCTTCGGCCTGGTCGACTTCGGCATCCCATCGGCGCCCGAGGCGATGCCCGACGCCAACTCGGACGTCGCCGAACGGGTCGCGGGCCTGCTCGCGGCCCACCTCGATCGGCCGCTGGACAAGAAGCTGCGGCGCACGGTGCTCGTCGGCGTCGAGGCGGTCGACGCCGTCCTCCAACTCGCTTTCCGCGCACACCCGTCGGGCGACCCCGACCTGATCGACGAGACGCGGACCCTGCTGCACTCCTACTTCGCGGGTTCACTGGACTGA
- the hmgA gene encoding homogentisate 1,2-dioxygenase, with protein MSREHTSDAGRADANDPRKTAEALTYLSGFGNEHSSEAVPGALPHGSNSPQRAPLGLYAEQLSGTAFTEPRAHNRRSWLYRIRPSAAHPAFTRVDNGAIRTAPFTETPDPNRLRWNPLPVPAAGTDFLAGLWTLGGNGDATQRTGMAVHLYHANSSMTERVFSDADGELLVVPEQGGLLLRTEFGMLRVEPGEVALIPRGVRFRVELLDETARGYVCENYGAPFQLPDLGPIGANGLANARDFRAPVAAYEDVDRPVEVVNKFCGNLWRATYDHSPLDVVAWHGNHVPYVYDLRRFNVIGTISYDHPDPSIFTVLTSPSDTPGLAGVDFVVFAPRWLVGEDTFRPPYFHRNVMSEYMGLIEGAYDAKAEGFVPGGGSLHNMMSAHGPDRDTFEKASAAELKPQKIDDGLAFMFETRWPVTATEQAAQAAHLQRGYDDVWEGLERHFRN; from the coding sequence ATGAGCCGGGAACACACCAGCGACGCCGGACGTGCGGACGCGAACGACCCGCGCAAGACGGCGGAGGCACTGACGTACCTCTCCGGCTTCGGCAACGAACACAGCTCCGAGGCGGTGCCCGGCGCCCTGCCGCACGGCAGCAACTCGCCCCAGCGCGCCCCCCTGGGCCTTTACGCGGAGCAGCTGAGCGGCACCGCCTTCACCGAGCCCCGCGCCCACAACCGCCGCTCGTGGCTCTACCGCATCCGCCCCTCGGCCGCGCACCCGGCGTTCACCCGTGTCGACAACGGCGCGATCCGCACGGCGCCGTTCACCGAGACGCCCGACCCCAACCGGCTGCGCTGGAACCCGCTCCCGGTGCCCGCAGCCGGCACGGACTTCCTCGCGGGCCTGTGGACGCTGGGCGGCAACGGCGACGCCACCCAGCGCACCGGCATGGCCGTGCACCTCTACCACGCCAACTCCTCCATGACGGAGCGGGTGTTCAGCGACGCGGACGGTGAACTCCTCGTCGTACCCGAGCAGGGCGGTCTGCTCCTTCGCACCGAGTTCGGCATGCTGCGCGTCGAGCCGGGCGAGGTGGCGCTGATCCCGCGCGGGGTGCGCTTCCGCGTGGAACTGCTCGACGAGACCGCCCGCGGGTACGTGTGCGAGAACTACGGTGCGCCCTTCCAGCTCCCCGACCTGGGCCCGATCGGTGCGAACGGCCTCGCGAACGCACGGGACTTCAGGGCTCCGGTCGCCGCGTACGAGGACGTCGACCGCCCGGTGGAGGTCGTGAACAAGTTCTGCGGCAATCTGTGGCGGGCGACCTACGACCACTCGCCGCTCGACGTCGTCGCCTGGCACGGCAACCACGTCCCGTACGTGTACGACCTGCGCCGCTTCAACGTCATCGGCACCATCAGCTACGACCACCCGGACCCGTCCATCTTCACGGTCCTCACCTCTCCGTCCGATACGCCGGGCCTCGCGGGCGTCGACTTCGTGGTCTTCGCGCCGCGCTGGCTGGTGGGCGAGGACACCTTCCGGCCGCCGTACTTCCACCGGAACGTGATGAGCGAGTACATGGGCCTGATCGAGGGCGCGTACGACGCCAAGGCGGAGGGCTTCGTGCCCGGCGGCGGCTCGCTGCACAACATGATGTCGGCGCACGGGCCCGACCGCGACACCTTCGAGAAGGCCTCCGCCGCCGAGCTGAAGCCGCAGAAGATCGACGACGGGCTTGCCTTCATGTTCGAGACGCGCTGGCCGGTGACGGCGACCGAACAGGCAGCTCAGGCCGCCCATCTGCAGCGCGGATACGACGATGTGTGGGAGGGTCTGGAGCGCCATTTTCGAAACTGA
- a CDS encoding GntR family transcriptional regulator, whose translation MTAFAPDSIVLNRKLPLWYQVSQSLRASILGRTPEAPLRLPTEEQLAGHYGVSVLTMRQALKELEDEGLITRHRRRGTFIEPSAQRGSPVRLLGSVDAIVAQQSGMSTRLLAHGTSPVSGELAAHFPDLTEVATYHRLRSDEKTGEPTNHAHNFIRPELAERIDLDDLTRWPMTKVLRDVVGVRISRITDTVEATLADPETARLLEVPLLSPILHYTGITYDEDGRALDVARIHYRGDRFSFTVTLDAT comes from the coding sequence GTGACCGCTTTCGCCCCGGACTCGATCGTCCTGAATCGCAAACTGCCGCTCTGGTATCAGGTGTCGCAGTCCCTGCGCGCCTCGATACTCGGCCGCACACCCGAAGCCCCGCTCCGGCTGCCCACCGAGGAGCAGCTCGCGGGGCACTACGGCGTGAGCGTCCTGACCATGCGCCAGGCGCTCAAGGAGCTGGAGGACGAAGGCCTGATCACCCGCCACCGGCGGCGCGGCACGTTCATCGAGCCCAGCGCCCAGCGCGGCTCGCCGGTCCGGCTGCTCGGCTCGGTCGACGCGATCGTGGCCCAGCAGTCGGGCATGAGCACCCGGCTGCTCGCGCATGGGACGTCGCCGGTCTCCGGCGAACTCGCCGCGCACTTCCCCGACCTGACCGAGGTGGCGACGTACCACCGGTTGCGCAGCGACGAGAAGACGGGCGAACCGACCAATCACGCCCATAACTTCATCCGCCCCGAGCTCGCCGAACGCATCGACCTCGACGACCTGACGCGCTGGCCCATGACGAAGGTCCTGCGCGACGTGGTGGGCGTGCGCATCAGCCGCATAACGGACACCGTCGAGGCCACGCTCGCCGACCCGGAGACGGCCCGCCTCCTCGAAGTACCGCTGCTCAGCCCGATCCTGCACTACACCGGCATCACGTACGACGAGGACGGGCGCGCCCTGGACGTGGCGCGCATCCACTACCGCGGCGACCGCTTCTCCTTCACGGTCACCCTCGACGCGACGTAA
- a CDS encoding type ISP restriction/modification enzyme — translation MPGVTHDEAALLADLMPWSVAPLRPGRGWPMGPDAASLRARWARFVQGDTAERERLLSPSRTRTLHTAVAQLPGHQGATVPLAAASGPCPEPVRVLHGPFDEQWLIPDHRLIDAARPELWRVAGEGQLFAVEQGYVAGSAGPAVLASAVLPDGRSPAGRPGRIRPLFRRPGGLEPNAAPGLLAHLSAALGLDVGAVDLLAWTLAVAEASPGGCRVPLTSDADVWTRGTELGRRILALQARGDGARPKLPGGRRPYVRAPLPARPAEISYDADEEALSVDAGRISPVPREAWEFEVSGVRVIELWFARRTETGEAGSLDSLGSLDSLEAIRPAEWPQAWTSELLELITVLALLAELRPLQDELIRSLTSAGPGVSADVLHRAGVLPVPDAARRPASVLDHHEEGPGGQFALI, via the coding sequence ATGCCGGGCGTGACGCACGACGAAGCGGCGCTGCTCGCCGACCTGATGCCGTGGTCCGTCGCACCGCTCCGGCCGGGCCGCGGGTGGCCGATGGGCCCTGACGCCGCATCCCTCAGAGCCCGTTGGGCCCGTTTCGTGCAGGGGGACACGGCGGAGCGAGAGCGGCTGCTCTCCCCCTCGCGCACGCGCACCCTGCACACCGCGGTCGCCCAACTCCCGGGCCACCAGGGCGCGACGGTTCCGTTGGCCGCCGCGTCGGGCCCCTGCCCAGAGCCGGTGCGCGTCCTGCACGGCCCCTTCGACGAGCAGTGGCTGATCCCGGACCACCGGCTCATCGACGCCGCGCGCCCGGAGTTGTGGCGGGTCGCGGGCGAGGGCCAGCTGTTCGCCGTCGAGCAGGGTTACGTCGCCGGGTCCGCGGGCCCCGCGGTCCTTGCGTCCGCCGTGCTGCCGGACGGGCGCTCCCCCGCCGGGCGGCCCGGGCGCATCCGTCCGCTGTTCCGCCGTCCCGGCGGCCTCGAACCCAATGCGGCGCCCGGTCTGCTCGCCCACCTCTCCGCCGCGCTCGGCCTGGACGTCGGCGCCGTGGACCTGCTGGCCTGGACGCTCGCCGTCGCGGAGGCCTCGCCGGGCGGGTGCCGGGTGCCGCTGACCTCGGACGCCGACGTCTGGACGCGTGGCACGGAACTGGGGCGCCGCATCCTCGCGCTCCAGGCCCGCGGTGACGGCGCGCGGCCGAAGCTTCCCGGTGGCCGGCGGCCCTACGTACGGGCGCCGCTGCCCGCCCGCCCCGCGGAGATCTCGTACGACGCCGACGAGGAGGCCCTCTCTGTGGACGCGGGCCGCATCTCGCCGGTGCCGCGGGAGGCGTGGGAGTTCGAGGTGAGCGGGGTGCGGGTCATCGAGCTGTGGTTCGCGCGGCGTACGGAGACGGGCGAGGCGGGCTCCCTGGATTCCCTGGGTTCCCTGGATTCCCTGGAGGCGATCCGGCCCGCGGAGTGGCCACAGGCCTGGACGTCCGAGCTGCTCGAACTCATCACGGTGCTCGCACTCCTTGCGGAACTCCGGCCGCTCCAGGACGAATTGATCCGGTCACTCACGTCGGCCGGCCCCGGCGTCTCCGCGGACGTGCTGCACCGGGCGGGCGTACTCCCCGTCCCTGACGCGGCCCGCCGCCCGGCATCGGTCCTCGACCACCACGAGGAAGGCCCGGGCGGCCAGTTCGCCCTCATCTGA